CGGGGTGCCGCCTCTGGCTGCACCAGTCCTTCCAAAAGGTTTTATCCGGCTGACCTTTCTCTGGTTCGAAATCCTGATGCTGGCCGCGGTGCGCGTCACGAATGAATTCCTCAGGGAGAGAGATACGATATTTTTCGACATCGTTGTCGAACTGCCCCGGCCAAACCCACCTGCCATCGGTCAGATCGCAGTAAGGCACGCCCAGGTAGCGAGTAAATACCTGTCCTGAGCGCAAGTAGGCGAGCACTACCGGTAGATCAACGTCAGACAGTAAGCCCGAGATCTCCTGTGGGGCGATGAGCTCCGTGTCATCCAGATCCTGCATCCAGAACCCGATCTTTCTCATAAAAAAGGCGGCGGTGAACAGTGCGTGCGTCGGCGGTCATCCCGCCCGTCATTCGCTGATCCCGGGATCTGCTTCGAGCGTATCCGGTCGGCGATCTCGCAGATCCCCCGCTTGCTGCGCCAAGGCGAAACTAAAATCGCGGGCGCTGAAGGGCTTTTGAAGGAAATTGACGCCCGACTCAAGAGGTAGCCCTCGCGCCACGCTGTCGATGCAGTAGCCGCTGGTGTAGATGACTATCAGCTCTGGCTTGGCTTCTTGAAAATGCTTGGCCATTTCTTGACCGCTGATTCCGCTGGGCATGACGAGATCCGTGAGCAATACGTCGATCTCTTGACGGTGATCACGCCAAACGGCCAACGCCTCCAAAGGGTTTGAGGCTTCCAGGATGTGATAGCCTTCGTGTTCCAGCATGCTCTTGAGCGTCCACCGGACCGCGGGTTCGTCTTCGACTACCAGGACCGTCTTTCCGGGGCCAGTCTGGCACGCGGCGGCTTTGACAGGGGACTTCTCGATCTCCGGCACCGGATCCAGAACCGGCAGAAAGACGTGGAAACTGCTGCCTTGTTCCAGCTGGCTGCGAACCTCGATCCAGCCCTTGTGTTGCTTCACGATGCCATAGACGGTCGACAGCCCCAGGCCATTGGCCGACTCCCGCTTCTTGGTGGTAAAAAAGGGGTCGAAGAGGTAGGGCTGGAGTCGAGGGTCGATGCCCGCTCCGGTATCCGTCACCGCGATTCGCACATATCTGCCGGGGCGCGCCTCGGGGTGGGAGCGGCAGCCGTCCGGAGGATAATCCACCACCGAGGTTTGCAGGGTAAGGCCTCCCCCTTGAGGCATGGCGTCGCGGGCGTTCACCGCCAAGTTGAGCAGGACCTGCTCCAGGAGATTTCGATCACCGGCGATCAAAGGCAAGGGCTCGGTCGTCTCCAGCACGACCTGAATGTGATCTCCGAGGGTGCGACGGAGCAAATCGCCGAAGTTCCGTAGAATCTCGTTCAGCTGGAGTGGGGCTGAAACCACGTAGTTCCGTCGGCTGAAAGTTTGCAGCTGTCGAGTGAGTTCAGCGGCTCGTTCCGTCCCGTGCAAAAGCTGCTGCATGGCCTCCCGGCCCTTGGGACTCAGACCTTCCAGGTCGGCAAGCAGCTGTGCTTGTCCGCGAATGACCGTGATGAGATTACTGAACTCGTGCGCCACTCCGCCGGCCAGCCGGCCGATGCCCTCCAGCCTCTGGGAGTGTCGCAGCTGGTCCTCCAGATTAACCTGCTCGGTGGTCTCGACGACGAAGGCGTGGACCACTCCGGTGGAGCGATGTGGGAAGAACGACCACGAGAAGGTTCTTCCGCTGTGAGTCCAATTGATTCGCAGGCGATTTTGTCCAGTCAGCAACGAGGACTCCACCAGGGCTGGAACCTGCGGCGGAAGGCAGGCGGCCGGATGCTCACGACCAAAGGATTTCGCCATTTCCAGCGCCGCGTCGTTATAGTAAGTGAGGCGTCCGTCCGACCCAAACATCAGAATGGGATTGGGGTTTTCTTGAGCGAAGGTTGCGAGGTTGGAGATCGCGGTTGCGACTCGGCGCTGCTCGCGTCGATCTTCCAGCAGGTAGAGTCGAGAGGGCTGGCCGTGATAGCCGATCTCGGTGGCGTACAGGCGCGCCTCCAACGGAACCCCGTCAACTGTACTGAGGGTGAGATCCTGCACCAGAGGAGCCTGCGAGCTTATGGGATGCCCCAGTTGCTGCAGCAGGGAGTCCCTGGCTTCGTTGGAGACCCAACTGAGGAGACTCTTGCCGAGAATATCGAGTGGGGTTGGCGCATTGAGCAGGTCGGCCAAGGCCTGATTGGCATACATGATGCCATCGGCGCTCTCGATAGCCATGCCCGCGGGATTGAGTTCCGCCAGGGCTTGGAATCGTTGTTCTGCCTCCGCCAATTGATCGTCCGTCCCGGCCAGGTTCAACCTGAGATCCGTGGTCTCGACGGCGCGCCGCGTGGCGATGGGCAGTCGACTGAGGCAAGAACGGAACACATAGTCAAAGGCGCCATGAGCCAGTCCCTCAAGCGCTCCAGTTTCGCCTGGAGCGTCGGTGACCAGGATGACCGGCGGATGTCCGCCGAGACGGCGCAGAAGCTCGGCTGTGAGATGCGAGGTGAGCAGCGGGTGAGCTTGATCCAGCAGGATGGCGTGGTAGATGTGTCGCTGGCACGACGCGTGGATATCAGCCGGGTTGGTCAGCAGGGTGGCCTTGCCTTGCCATCCCGAGTCTTTGAGATGTTGAAGCCACAGCTCCGCATCCTCCTCCCTCGCATTGACGAGCAGAAGATCTGAAAGGTGCAGGCTCGGCGGTTCTACAGTCGGAGCGTTTGCTTGCATAGGATACCGGTCCCTGGATTGCCTATGTCTTCCTCGTCCAACCTGGCATCCCGCCCCTCCCAGGGTGAAACGACTGAGAGGCGGCCAGTGAGCCGAGGAGCACGACCCGTCTACGGCTTGATGATTCAATAAAGCCTATTCGAGCTGTTTTGTCACTTCCAAATCAGAAGGCTCCGGAGTAGAGAGAACATCGCTTCGACCAGGAGGCCTACCAATCGGAAGGGAATGGAAATCAGCCAAACCGCTGGCGCGAGGACTAGAGCCGCCAGTGCCACTGGCCAACAAAGCACCAGTAAGAGACACCACGCTACCAAGAGTATCAACACTTTCATAAACTCTAAGACCCGCTCGCGCGACAGAAAGTGACAGAGAAATTTCCGCTCGCCTCGCGTCCCGTCCGCACTTAAGAAAGAGGGGTGAACTCCCCTATCGCTGGACCACAGGACTCGTCTGCTGCCGCCGGATCTACCCCCCGGCCGGTGGAACGACTCAAGGATTTGTCACCCCAGCAGTGGAAATCGGGGATCGCCGCGTGGTTAGGATGGCTGTTTGACGGCCTCGACATGCACCTCTACACGATCGTGGCGATTCCTTTCGTGACTCAACTGCTTCACGTGGAGAGCACCAAGGATCCTGCTGTTGGCCAATATAGCTCCATCATCCAGGCCGCTTTTCTGGTGGGGTGGGCTTTGGGTGGAGGTTTCTTCGGACGCATCGGTGACAAGATCGGCCGTAGCCGTGCCCTCAACCTCACGATTCTAACCTACTGCCTTTTCACGGGCCTGTCCTTTTTTGCCCAGACCTGGTGGCATCTGCTCATCTTCCGCTTTTTGGCCGCGTTGGGCATCGGGGGCGAGTGGGCCGTGGGGGCCTCCCTGATTTCTGAAACCTGGCCCAAGCAATGGCGACATTGGATGGCTGCCATTCTGCAGACCGGGGTAAACCTGGGGGTTCTGCTGGCCACGGGTGTGGTTTGGCTAGTCGCCACCATTTCCAAGGAGATGCAGGCGGAGCATACCGAACGGTTTGTATTCCTGGCAGGGATTCTTCCAGCCCTGCTGACGCTTTGGATCCGACGTCATGTTCCTGAGCCGGAAGAGTGGCACCAGGCCAAACGCGCGTCCAAGGAGAAGGAGCCGGGGATTGTCGACCTGTTTCGAGGATCGGTGCTTCCGACCACGTTGCGCACTCTCACGACCTGTGCCGTCACTCTGACCGCCCACTGGGCCTTTCTTTTCTGGTATGTGGTGCACTTGCGAAACTTGCCGGAGATTCAAACTTGGACCGCCGATCAGAAAAACGTGCTGGCGAGCCAGGCAATGTTCGTCGTGATGGGGGTGTCCATTTTTGGCAATTTCCTGGCGGCGGCCTTGGCCAGGCTCATCGGTTATCCGCGGGCCATCGCGTTGCTGTGCGCCGCCTACTTTGCCATCATGTTTGCGGGCTACTCGAAGGATCGTCCGTTGTCGGAGTTGTGGTGGTTCCTAGTCGGCATCGGATCCTGCCACGGGATCTTCGCCCTTTTTACCATGTACCTTCCACCCTTGTTTCCCACGCTCTTGCGCACCACCGGCGCTGGGTTTTGCTACAATATCGGCCGGATCGCCGCCGCCATTGGCACCGTGGTATTCGGTGTTCTGCCCGCCATTAAGGGCACGGCTGCCATTGGCGACTATCGCGAAGCCTTGATGTATGCCAGCTTCCTGTTCATTCCCGGCTGCCTGATCGCCTTGACGATGCCTCAGCTCAAGCACGAGCCAGCTGCAAGCAACACCTCCACCCGCCGAGCCTGACGCCTTCCATTTCCCAAAACCGCGTATGTTTTCTCTTACGAACCGAATCTCCTTGGTGACGGGCGCTGGCAGTGGCATTGGTGCCGCAATCGCGGAAACCTATGCCCGAGCTGGGGCGTTCGTCTTCGTGTCGGATCGCGATGAAAAGGCCGGGCGCGAGACCTTGGCTCGGATCTGGCAATCGGGCGGGGCCGGGGACTTTGTGGAGTGCGACGTCGCTCAGGAAGCGGACGCCAACCGGGCGCTGCAGCAGGTGATGGCCTTCCAAGGTCGCCTGGATATTCTGGTGAACAACGCGGGCATCGGTCACGTAGGCACCATTCTGCAAACCACCGCCGCCGACCTGGATCGGTTGCATGCGGTCAACGTTCGGGGGGTTTTCAATATGTCGAAGGCTTTCCTGCCCGGGATGCTCTCGCGTAAGCAGGGAGTCATCGTGAATCTGGCCTCGATCGGCGGGGTAGTTGGAATTCGTGATCGACTGGCCTACTGTGCCTCGAAGTTTGCGGTGGTGGGGATTACCAAAGCGATGGCCCTGGACCACGCCCGCGACGGTGTCCGCATCAACTGCATTTGTCCCGGACGCGTGGAGACACCCTTCGTGGCCGCTCGGCTCCAGGAATATCCCGACCCCCAAAAGGCGTATGAGGAGATGGCCTCGACTCAAGCGCTGGGCCGCATGGGCCGCCCGGACGAGATTGCAGCAGCTGCACTCTATTTGGCTTCGGATGAGGCCTCCTTCATCACAGGTACCGATTTCATCATCGATGGCGGTTGGAGTGCGGGTAAGTAGCGGGCGGCTGACTCTGGAATCAGATTGGGTTTCCTCACCCCGACTCCGAGTCGGGGTGATTGCTAGCAGGCCGTCATCCACAAAAACCGAGAACCTACCAATAGCCCGGGCGGGCACCTCGCAGAACGATATTCTAAGTCCGACGGCCTGCTAGCTGAACCTTTTGGCCGTACGGCCGATATTCAGTAAGGGGTGACGAGACCGATCCAGCTCAGCGGAGTTGAATCGGCGAGAAGGTGTGCTATCGCCCTTAGCTTAGAATCGATGAGACCGTTTCACATTCGAAGTCGTGTCTGCGAGGAGGCCGCATGAGATCCCGCGCACCAGCCGTTTCGCCGGTTAAACTCTTCTTTAAGGTCATCCTGGTGGTCTTCCTGGCGGAGGCTGGCGTCATGATCGTGCTGTCCAGGTTCCCGCCGATGAGTCATGCCTTGGAGGCTGTGGTGGATGCGAGCGCGCTCTCGGTCATACTATCCCCCTGTCTGTGGTGGTGGCTGGTGGTGGAATCGCGTCGGCGCCAGACGGTGGAGAGGGAGTTGGAGTTCCAGCGCCACGCGTTGGATCTGCATGCGCTGGTGTCCGAGACCGATGCCGCTGGCAGAATTACCTATGCGAGCGATCTGTTCTGTGACGTCAGCGGGTATGCGCGTGAGGAACTACTGGGATGCAAGCATAGCATCGTGAATTCAGGACACCATCCCGGCGAGTTCTGGAAGGACATGTATGCCGAACTGGCTCGCATCGGGGTATGGCATGGTGAGATCTGCAATCGGGCTAAAGGTGGTCATCTCTATTGGGTTTCCTCCACCATCGTGGCCTTTAGGGATGGCTCTGGGAAGATCACTCGGTATGTAGGGATTCGGACCGAGATTACCAAGCGGAAGTTGGTGGAGCAGGAATTGGAACGCTCGCGTGCCAACGCGGAGGCGGCCACTCGGGCCAAAAGCGAGTTCCTGGCGGTGATGAGTCACGAGATCCGCACTCCCATGAACGCCGTGCTCGGGTTTACCGACTTGCTGACCGAGACGCCCCTTACCGACATCCAAAAGGACTTCGTTAGAACGATCCGGCAATCGGGGGCATCCTTGTTGACGCTCATCAACGATATCCTCGATTACTCCAAGATCGAGGCAGGCAAGCTCAACCTGGAGTTGATGCCTTTCGATCTACGTGAGACCTGCGAAGCGGTGCTCGGGCTTCTCGTTTCAAAGGCCTACAGCAAGGGGCTCGAGATCGCTTTGGTGGCCCCTCCCGCTCCGCTGGCGTTGGTGGCGGATCCGACTCGGGTGCGGCAAATCCTGACCAATCTCGTTGGCAATGCCATCAAGTTCACCTCTGCCGGCTATGTCCGGGTGGAAATTCGGGTATTGCCCCGCGTTGGCCAGCCCACCGCCGGAGGCCGGGTGCAAGTCCGAGTCTCCGACAGCGGCATTGGGATTCCTTTGGCGAAACAGCATCTGTTGTTTCAGAAGTTCACGCAGACCGACACTTCAACCACCCGCAAGTACGGGGGGACCGGGCTCGGGCTAGCCATTAGTAAACAGTTAGTTGAGATCATGGGGGGAACGATCGGCGTGGAAAGCGAAGTGGGGAGAGGTGCTTGTTTTTGGTTTGATTTCGCGCTGCCCGATTCCCCGATCGACCTGCCCGAAGCCGCTTTTCCTCCGTCGCTCCATCTACCCAACGGAGTGCTCTCCATCAGCGCATCCGCTCCGCATCAGGAGGCCGTTGAGGCCATGCTGGCGGGATGGGGAGTGAAGTGTGTGGCTGCCCAGAGTTCCGCCGAAGCCATGGAGCGTTGGCGTGAGGCGGAGCGCGAAGGTCGGCTGTTCGATGTGGTCTTGTTCCAGGTTGTCACTCTGGGCTCGGAAGCCAACCGGGGCGTCGAATCGTTGCGGAGCGACCTGAACGTGGCACCTGGACGGATCGTTTTGTGCCAACCGGCTGGGCAAGAGTTGGACGGCTATTTGAACCTGCGTACCCCGTTGCTCCGTCCGGAAACCCTGGCGGCGGCTCTCGCTCAAGCCAGCCAGAGCGGTTCGAACAAAAGCGCTGCCGCCGCCTGAGACCTAAAAACCTCCCGCTTGCCTCTCACTAAGGCACTAAGCTCACGAAGGTCCGGCCACGATCGGCGTGGATCGGATCGCGAGTCCAACTACACGTTTCTAGATTGACTGCATCTGTTCACCGGTCCAAATAGGGGTGAAGCCTAGCCGATCTCTGTACCCGGAAACGGGTGCGTGATTGTCTGTCCCTACCACTTCGAACACAGACGCTGCTTTATGAAACTCAGATTCATCCTCGCCGCCGGTTTCGCAGTCCTTTGGACTTTCCACACTGAAGCACAGGAAGGTCCGTTCGATCCAGAACAGTGGCCCCCGACAATCAACCTTGAAAAGCGGGTTCATTTCGTGGTCACCGATGAAGGCCTGGAGGCTCCCAGCGGAAACTGGCTTGCCAACGAGCTTCGCATCCTCACCGGCGGAGACCAGCAGACCGAGCCCATTACGATCGGAGGACATACCGGACGGAAAGCGACGAGCGTGACCATCAACGTGGCGGACAAGTCATGGCGCGACTGGGCTGAGACCGAGACCATCGATATCCTGCTGCAAGTTTACGGAGACGCGGGGCTCTACGATGCGCAGGGCGCTCTGCGCGGCGTGGACTTCCTACTCGGCACGGTTCCTCCTCAGTTCCTCAGCGTGCAAAACGGAGGACCGATTCCGTTGGAAGCAAAAAACGGCCGATGGAATTGGGTGTTGTTTCGCATCACCAACGGGATCCGCCCCGACGGAAATCGATTCGTCGGTTCCCTGGCGGAGGGCGCGACCGGGTTCACTGAATTCGGAGGCGTCAATGGAGGGACCATCCGGTTGCAGGTCATCCCCAACCTGATCGTCAGAGTCGTGGCGTTCGGGGAACAGGGAGCGTTCGGGGAACGCGAACAGATCAATCTCTTCCTACCTGCGGACACTTGTGATCCGGAACCGATCACCAATCTGGTGGGCCTCGATATCCAAGCTGGCACGACCAATCATTTGGAAGTCCTGAACGACGGCGACCAAACCGTGGTGGCCGTTGAAAACATCGGTCCGCTCGGAGACCAGCGGCGGGCGGTGAAAACCACGGGACAGTACTTGAACTTAGGAATCACGGATGCCTTCCTCGGAGCTCCGTGCAATGAGCCACGGACGATGAGGGTCTGCCTGGACTTTTATGATGCTCCCGAGTTTGGCGGCTCCAGCGTGGTTTTCGGCCCGGACAGCTATGCAACCGATGCGGTCGGCGGCACCGCCTCGCTTCCGGTGAGCCAGCTGCAAACGTTGGCCGGGACGGGACGCTGGATTCGTCGTTCGTGGACACTCCCGGCGGTCAACCTGAAGGGAGTCGGCACCGGGGCGTTCACCGGAGGACCTCGGTTCGTTGCACAGGGGGGAGCCGTGGCCGTTTCGAGGGTAGAATTCGAGGTTTACCGCACGGCGGGGCATCCGTTGGCCGGGCAGAACCTGCTCGCCGAGTGCTACGTGGATCCCGCGATTTGTGACGGTGGGTACGGGGACTACGTGGAGTTGGATCTGGGCCAGGACCTGAAGAATGGTCTCGATTTGGGGACCTCGGGCTTTGATCAAGAGATGGTGGTGGCCGAAGCCGGGCCGGACAATGATCGTCGGTTGGCAGTCCGTGCAGCGCAGGAGGATGG
This genomic stretch from Verrucomicrobiales bacterium harbors:
- a CDS encoding PAS domain S-box protein; translated protein: MRSRAPAVSPVKLFFKVILVVFLAEAGVMIVLSRFPPMSHALEAVVDASALSVILSPCLWWWLVVESRRRQTVERELEFQRHALDLHALVSETDAAGRITYASDLFCDVSGYAREELLGCKHSIVNSGHHPGEFWKDMYAELARIGVWHGEICNRAKGGHLYWVSSTIVAFRDGSGKITRYVGIRTEITKRKLVEQELERSRANAEAATRAKSEFLAVMSHEIRTPMNAVLGFTDLLTETPLTDIQKDFVRTIRQSGASLLTLINDILDYSKIEAGKLNLELMPFDLRETCEAVLGLLVSKAYSKGLEIALVAPPAPLALVADPTRVRQILTNLVGNAIKFTSAGYVRVEIRVLPRVGQPTAGGRVQVRVSDSGIGIPLAKQHLLFQKFTQTDTSTTRKYGGTGLGLAISKQLVEIMGGTIGVESEVGRGACFWFDFALPDSPIDLPEAAFPPSLHLPNGVLSISASAPHQEAVEAMLAGWGVKCVAAQSSAEAMERWREAEREGRLFDVVLFQVVTLGSEANRGVESLRSDLNVAPGRIVLCQPAGQELDGYLNLRTPLLRPETLAAALAQASQSGSNKSAAAA
- a CDS encoding MFS transporter, whose amino-acid sequence is MHLYTIVAIPFVTQLLHVESTKDPAVGQYSSIIQAAFLVGWALGGGFFGRIGDKIGRSRALNLTILTYCLFTGLSFFAQTWWHLLIFRFLAALGIGGEWAVGASLISETWPKQWRHWMAAILQTGVNLGVLLATGVVWLVATISKEMQAEHTERFVFLAGILPALLTLWIRRHVPEPEEWHQAKRASKEKEPGIVDLFRGSVLPTTLRTLTTCAVTLTAHWAFLFWYVVHLRNLPEIQTWTADQKNVLASQAMFVVMGVSIFGNFLAAALARLIGYPRAIALLCAAYFAIMFAGYSKDRPLSELWWFLVGIGSCHGIFALFTMYLPPLFPTLLRTTGAGFCYNIGRIAAAIGTVVFGVLPAIKGTAAIGDYREALMYASFLFIPGCLIALTMPQLKHEPAASNTSTRRA
- a CDS encoding glucose 1-dehydrogenase, producing MFSLTNRISLVTGAGSGIGAAIAETYARAGAFVFVSDRDEKAGRETLARIWQSGGAGDFVECDVAQEADANRALQQVMAFQGRLDILVNNAGIGHVGTILQTTAADLDRLHAVNVRGVFNMSKAFLPGMLSRKQGVIVNLASIGGVVGIRDRLAYCASKFAVVGITKAMALDHARDGVRINCICPGRVETPFVAARLQEYPDPQKAYEEMASTQALGRMGRPDEIAAAALYLASDEASFITGTDFIIDGGWSAGK
- a CDS encoding response regulator translates to MQANAPTVEPPSLHLSDLLLVNAREEDAELWLQHLKDSGWQGKATLLTNPADIHASCQRHIYHAILLDQAHPLLTSHLTAELLRRLGGHPPVILVTDAPGETGALEGLAHGAFDYVFRSCLSRLPIATRRAVETTDLRLNLAGTDDQLAEAEQRFQALAELNPAGMAIESADGIMYANQALADLLNAPTPLDILGKSLLSWVSNEARDSLLQQLGHPISSQAPLVQDLTLSTVDGVPLEARLYATEIGYHGQPSRLYLLEDRREQRRVATAISNLATFAQENPNPILMFGSDGRLTYYNDAALEMAKSFGREHPAACLPPQVPALVESSLLTGQNRLRINWTHSGRTFSWSFFPHRSTGVVHAFVVETTEQVNLEDQLRHSQRLEGIGRLAGGVAHEFSNLITVIRGQAQLLADLEGLSPKGREAMQQLLHGTERAAELTRQLQTFSRRNYVVSAPLQLNEILRNFGDLLRRTLGDHIQVVLETTEPLPLIAGDRNLLEQVLLNLAVNARDAMPQGGGLTLQTSVVDYPPDGCRSHPEARPGRYVRIAVTDTGAGIDPRLQPYLFDPFFTTKKRESANGLGLSTVYGIVKQHKGWIEVRSQLEQGSSFHVFLPVLDPVPEIEKSPVKAAACQTGPGKTVLVVEDEPAVRWTLKSMLEHEGYHILEASNPLEALAVWRDHRQEIDVLLTDLVMPSGISGQEMAKHFQEAKPELIVIYTSGYCIDSVARGLPLESGVNFLQKPFSARDFSFALAQQAGDLRDRRPDTLEADPGISE